A part of Coriobacteriia bacterium genomic DNA contains:
- a CDS encoding aminotransferase class I/II-fold pyridoxal phosphate-dependent enzyme codes for MDEVSESEAFAQRLRGAMERAGLKQADLIRLASERGRRLGKSQVSQYVSGKTLPRTDVMRLLAIVLDVDSGWLSGGLITRDTPLDSTAVLTRRSSGGTARATKGASGLAPKPAVTSEVAGASDEEKDAPSADLPSDFSAGAAASSVFQGSAPMSMVTREFAKSAKLANVQYDVRGPVADQAAKMEAEGLRVLKLNIGNPAPFGFRTPDEVVQDMAHQLTECEGYSDTRGLFSARKAIMQYAQIKGLPNVGMEDIYTGNGVSELINLTMTALLDPGDEILIPAPDYPLWTACATLAGGTPVHYMCDEQADWNPDIADMERKITPRTKAIVIINPNNPTGAVYSREVLEEIVELARRHQLIIFSDEIYDRLVMDGIEHVSIASLAPDLFCVTFSGLSKSHMICGWRVGWMILSGPKDYASDFVAGLHLLSNMRLCSNVPAQSIVQTALGGHQSVKDYIRPGGRIYEQREYVYRALNEIPGISVVKPKAAFYIFPKMDVEKFNIVDDEKFAMDLLREKRILITRGRGFNWPDPDHFRIVYLPRIDVLREAMGDLRDFFAHYRQR; via the coding sequence ATGGACGAAGTGTCGGAGAGCGAGGCGTTTGCCCAGCGCCTGCGTGGCGCCATGGAGCGAGCGGGCCTCAAGCAGGCCGATCTCATCCGCCTCGCGTCCGAGAGGGGGCGTCGCCTCGGCAAGAGCCAGGTGAGCCAGTACGTCAGCGGCAAGACACTGCCCCGTACCGACGTCATGCGCCTGCTCGCCATCGTGCTCGACGTTGACTCGGGCTGGCTTTCGGGCGGCCTCATCACGCGCGACACTCCACTCGACAGCACGGCCGTCCTGACGCGGCGCTCAAGCGGAGGGACTGCGCGAGCTACCAAGGGCGCTTCTGGTCTCGCCCCGAAGCCCGCGGTGACCTCCGAGGTTGCCGGGGCTTCGGATGAAGAGAAGGACGCGCCCTCTGCCGACTTGCCATCCGATTTTTCCGCCGGCGCCGCCGCGTCGTCCGTCTTCCAAGGAAGTGCCCCCATGAGTATGGTTACCCGCGAATTTGCCAAGTCCGCCAAGCTTGCTAACGTCCAGTATGACGTGCGCGGCCCCGTTGCCGACCAGGCCGCCAAGATGGAGGCTGAGGGTCTGCGCGTCCTCAAGCTCAACATCGGCAACCCTGCTCCGTTTGGCTTCCGCACGCCCGACGAGGTCGTGCAGGACATGGCGCACCAGCTCACGGAGTGCGAGGGCTACTCTGACACGCGCGGCCTGTTCTCCGCGCGCAAGGCCATCATGCAGTACGCCCAGATCAAGGGGCTTCCCAACGTCGGCATGGAGGACATCTACACTGGTAACGGCGTGTCCGAGCTCATCAACCTCACGATGACGGCCCTGCTCGACCCCGGCGACGAGATCCTCATTCCCGCGCCCGACTATCCGCTGTGGACGGCGTGCGCGACGCTGGCCGGCGGCACGCCCGTGCACTACATGTGCGACGAGCAAGCCGACTGGAATCCCGACATCGCCGACATGGAGCGCAAGATCACGCCGCGCACGAAGGCCATCGTCATCATCAACCCGAACAACCCGACGGGTGCCGTCTACTCGCGCGAGGTCCTCGAGGAGATCGTCGAGCTTGCCCGTCGTCACCAGCTCATCATCTTCTCCGACGAGATCTACGACCGTCTCGTTATGGACGGCATCGAGCACGTGTCCATCGCGTCGCTGGCGCCCGACCTGTTCTGCGTGACGTTCTCCGGCCTGTCGAAGTCGCACATGATCTGCGGCTGGCGCGTCGGCTGGATGATCCTGTCCGGTCCCAAGGACTACGCGTCCGACTTCGTTGCCGGTCTGCACCTGCTGTCGAACATGCGCCTGTGCTCCAACGTGCCGGCGCAGTCCATCGTGCAGACGGCTCTGGGCGGGCACCAGAGCGTCAAGGACTACATCCGTCCCGGCGGGCGCATCTACGAGCAGCGCGAGTACGTGTATCGGGCGCTCAACGAGATTCCCGGCATCAGCGTCGTCAAGCCCAAAGCGGCGTTCTACATCTTCCCGAAGATGGACGTCGAGAAGTTCAACATTGTGGATGACGAGAAGTTCGCCATGGACCTGCTGCGCGAGAAGCGCATCCTCATCACACGCGGCAGGGGCTTCAACTGGCCCGACCCCGACCACTTTCGCATCGTCTACCTGCCGCGCATCGACGTCCTGCGCGAGGCCATGGGCGACTTGCGTGACTTCTTCGCTCACTACCGTCAGCGCTAG
- a CDS encoding HD domain-containing protein, which translates to MGTDPTSTAEHARVRIDRDRARRAFDAYVGAYDAANPRIKLKIDHTYRVAQLCERIARSLELDERDVDLAWLCGLLHDIGRFEQVRRYDTFSDGASVSHAALGIDVLFGETPALDAPATTSIRAFVDSDACDELIRTAIATHSGFRLPADLDEHTRLFCDILRDADKIDIMNAVCLEPVEAIFGVSEGQIDASELSPAVVAAFDTRRTVRRDERRHPADYVVGFACFVFELVYPESRRAAREQGRVFELLDRPFTNAQTAREIARMTAELHAWLDDRCEG; encoded by the coding sequence ATGGGGACAGATCCGACAAGCACGGCAGAGCACGCACGCGTCCGCATAGACCGGGATCGGGCACGCCGGGCGTTCGACGCTTACGTGGGGGCCTACGATGCGGCCAACCCCCGCATCAAGCTCAAGATCGACCACACGTATCGCGTGGCGCAGCTGTGCGAGCGTATCGCGCGCAGCCTGGAGCTGGACGAGCGGGACGTCGATCTCGCATGGCTGTGCGGCCTGCTTCACGACATCGGCCGCTTCGAGCAGGTGCGCCGCTACGACACGTTCAGCGACGGCGCGTCCGTCAGCCACGCGGCGCTCGGCATCGATGTGCTGTTCGGCGAGACGCCCGCGCTCGATGCGCCCGCCACGACGTCCATACGAGCCTTTGTCGACAGCGACGCCTGTGACGAGCTCATCCGCACGGCCATCGCCACACACAGCGGCTTTCGCCTCCCCGCCGACCTCGACGAGCATACGCGCCTGTTTTGCGACATCCTGCGCGACGCCGACAAGATCGACATCATGAACGCCGTGTGCCTCGAGCCGGTCGAGGCCATCTTCGGCGTCAGCGAAGGACAGATCGACGCGAGCGAACTCTCCCCCGCTGTCGTCGCCGCGTTCGACACCCGGCGCACCGTGCGCCGCGACGAGCGGAGACACCCGGCCGACTACGTCGTGGGGTTCGCGTGCTTTGTCTTCGAGCTCGTCTATCCCGAGAGCCGTCGAGCCGCCCGCGAACAGGGACGCGTCTTCGAGCTGCTCGACCGCCCGTTCACAAACGCGCAGACCGCCCGAGAGATCGCCCGGATGACCGCCGAGCTGCACGCATGGCTCGACGATCGCTGCGAGGGGTAG
- a CDS encoding universal stress protein, which yields MASDILVGIDGSERGLRALEWAAQQAGRESGQLTLLAVVDPDEASAAGADMATAHELARRVLDEARSVVSEKYPDVPLDAIVAQGKIIDRIVEAADEHDLVVLGTHHGAGSDVALGAARGLRVSVSTRTPTVVVPCDWEPAAGGSGIVAAVGPDDSCDAALEFAVREALRRELPLTLVSAWAVSAMLARSARAKAEGEGSVGERRQAELDERVREIEKAHPSLVVSGRAVEGTSPAHVLLSCSRGSDLLVLGTHSRGTLGRAMFGSVTHAVLLNPNVPTVVVPQR from the coding sequence ATGGCGAGCGACATTCTGGTGGGCATCGACGGCAGCGAGCGCGGCCTGAGGGCGCTCGAGTGGGCGGCGCAGCAGGCCGGGCGCGAGTCGGGCCAGCTCACGCTGCTGGCTGTCGTCGATCCTGACGAGGCGAGCGCAGCGGGCGCCGACATGGCGACGGCGCACGAGCTCGCCCGGCGCGTGTTGGACGAGGCACGCTCCGTCGTCTCCGAGAAGTACCCCGACGTCCCCTTGGACGCGATCGTCGCCCAGGGCAAGATTATCGACCGCATCGTCGAGGCTGCCGACGAGCATGACCTCGTCGTGCTCGGTACGCATCACGGCGCCGGCAGTGACGTTGCCCTTGGCGCGGCGCGTGGCCTGCGCGTCTCCGTCTCCACGCGCACGCCGACCGTCGTCGTTCCGTGCGACTGGGAGCCTGCGGCGGGCGGGTCGGGCATCGTCGCCGCCGTGGGGCCGGACGACTCCTGCGACGCAGCGCTCGAGTTCGCCGTGCGTGAGGCGCTGCGCCGCGAGCTGCCGCTGACGCTCGTCTCGGCGTGGGCCGTCTCTGCGATGCTGGCCCGCTCTGCGCGGGCGAAGGCCGAGGGCGAGGGCTCGGTAGGCGAGCGACGCCAGGCAGAGCTTGACGAGCGTGTGCGAGAGATCGAGAAGGCGCACCCGTCACTGGTGGTGAGCGGACGTGCTGTCGAGGGGACGTCTCCGGCCCACGTGTTGCTGTCGTGCAGCAGGGGGAGCGACTTGCTCGTGTTGGGGACGCACTCGCGCGGAACGCTCGGTCGTGCCATGTTCGGCTCCGTGACGCATGCGGTGCTGCTCAACCCCAACGTGCCGACAGTTGTGGTGCCACAGCGCTGA
- a CDS encoding Na+/H+ antiporter NhaC family protein, whose protein sequence is MSTTAQATDTREGRCQDAAPAASEPRSASSGGGRGGRAAEPEALVANRLEFRGGWGAAFIPVGIFLFFCVLYFIVFQAFEMYALAMGALVGLLVGALFVKPGQYDRFWNAAYDGAKESIQILILLLIIGMFSSLVKAADISSGFVWLAETLGVGGGVFTAFIFFAVCVIAMATGSSLGTMFICFPIFYPAGVLLGCNPAALAGAIVSGGIFGDNMAPISDTTIISSSTQEYSRKRGVADVGGCVSHRMKYALVAAVGALVLFLVLGGGGTVGEGAQDILAQSMDPRPLVMLIPVAIMLAVAIRTRSIYKAITVGLLLGTAVGLGFGLIAPADIISVSDGAPAGFLTDGISSMMATVVLVMSVYGIMGVLTAAGVLDRIASGILNSRMGHSVRGTEFAMMLGISATTLVFGGVTSASIATFGKIQNELGKRAGLHPYRRVNVLDCFANAIVLAVPFLSVFVLIGATLTQGYDFVAPLSLTQVSCYMFYSILLFVVMVASVLTGWGRIYEGPDGEPAKEPPARFGGAAAETHTAAPVPSR, encoded by the coding sequence ATGTCGACCACCGCTCAGGCGACCGACACCAGAGAGGGGCGCTGCCAAGACGCGGCGCCCGCCGCCAGCGAGCCTCGCTCAGCCAGCTCCGGCGGCGGGCGGGGTGGACGGGCTGCAGAGCCGGAAGCTCTCGTCGCCAACCGCCTGGAGTTCCGCGGCGGCTGGGGCGCGGCCTTCATCCCCGTGGGCATCTTCCTGTTCTTCTGCGTGCTGTACTTCATCGTGTTCCAGGCGTTCGAGATGTACGCGCTGGCCATGGGCGCTCTCGTCGGGCTGCTCGTCGGCGCGCTGTTCGTCAAGCCGGGCCAGTACGACCGCTTCTGGAACGCAGCCTACGACGGCGCCAAGGAGTCCATCCAGATCCTCATCCTGCTGCTCATCATCGGCATGTTCTCGTCGCTCGTGAAGGCGGCGGACATCTCGTCGGGCTTTGTGTGGCTCGCAGAGACGCTCGGCGTGGGCGGCGGCGTGTTCACGGCCTTCATCTTCTTCGCCGTATGCGTCATCGCGATGGCGACCGGCTCGTCGCTGGGCACGATGTTCATCTGTTTCCCGATCTTCTATCCGGCGGGCGTGCTGCTCGGCTGCAACCCGGCTGCCCTGGCGGGCGCGATCGTGAGCGGCGGTATCTTCGGCGACAACATGGCGCCCATCTCTGACACGACGATCATCTCGTCGAGCACCCAGGAGTACAGCCGCAAGCGCGGCGTGGCCGACGTGGGTGGCTGCGTGTCGCACCGCATGAAGTACGCGCTCGTCGCGGCCGTCGGCGCGCTGGTGCTCTTCCTGGTGCTGGGCGGTGGCGGAACCGTGGGCGAAGGCGCGCAGGACATCCTCGCGCAGAGCATGGACCCGCGCCCGCTCGTCATGCTGATCCCCGTCGCCATCATGCTGGCCGTAGCCATCCGCACGCGCAGCATCTACAAGGCTATCACGGTGGGCCTGCTGCTGGGCACGGCAGTGGGTCTGGGCTTCGGCCTCATCGCCCCGGCCGACATCATCTCGGTGAGCGACGGCGCGCCGGCAGGCTTCCTAACGGACGGCATCAGCTCGATGATGGCCACCGTCGTGCTCGTCATGTCCGTCTACGGCATCATGGGCGTGCTGACGGCCGCCGGCGTGCTCGACCGCATCGCGAGTGGCATCCTGAACAGCCGGATGGGTCACTCCGTGCGCGGTACCGAGTTTGCGATGATGCTGGGCATCTCGGCGACGACGCTCGTGTTTGGCGGCGTAACGAGCGCCTCGATCGCGACGTTCGGCAAGATCCAAAACGAGCTGGGCAAGCGGGCGGGACTGCACCCGTATCGTCGCGTCAACGTGTTGGACTGCTTCGCCAACGCCATCGTGCTCGCCGTGCCGTTCCTCAGCGTGTTCGTGCTCATCGGCGCGACGCTGACGCAGGGCTATGACTTTGTCGCGCCCCTGTCGTTGACGCAGGTGAGCTGCTACATGTTCTATAGCATCCTTCTGTTCGTCGTCATGGTGGCGTCGGTGCTGACCGGTTGGGGCCGCATCTACGAGGGGCCCGACGGCGAGCCTGCCAAGGAGCCGCCTGCGCGGTTTGGGGGCGCTGCCGCGGAGACGCACACCGCTGCACCGGTGCCGTCTCGATAG
- a CDS encoding aldo/keto reductase: MVERFELAPGYSISRVLNGCWQLSNGHTLRGHLDLDDVMHAFRELVARGFTTFDCADIYGCAEEFIGKLVSELRASEGAAAADRIQVHTKFVPDMDDLRSVDLAYVERAIDRSLARTNKDALDLVQFHWWDYDVPGCVETAGYLVDLQRKGKIRHIGVTNFDTDHLAELVDAGIPIVSMQAQYSVFDRRVERRMQAYCAEHGIKLICYGTLAGGFLAPKWIGAASAEPETRSQVKYLQVIDDSLGWDGYQGLLALLGDIASEHGEGVSIANVATRYVLAQADVAAAIIGIRNSRHVASNERIFDFELSPEEVASIRDYIGRYPTVEGEPFEQERTPGSKYREIMRMNENAADEAAGAQA; encoded by the coding sequence ATGGTTGAGCGCTTTGAGCTTGCGCCCGGGTATTCCATCAGCCGCGTGCTCAACGGCTGCTGGCAGCTGTCCAACGGCCACACGTTGCGGGGCCACCTTGACCTCGACGACGTCATGCACGCGTTCCGCGAGCTCGTCGCCCGAGGGTTCACCACATTTGACTGCGCCGACATCTACGGGTGCGCCGAGGAGTTCATCGGCAAGCTCGTCTCTGAGCTGCGCGCCTCGGAGGGCGCTGCGGCCGCCGATCGCATCCAGGTCCACACGAAGTTCGTTCCCGATATGGACGACCTGCGCTCCGTCGACCTCGCCTACGTCGAGCGCGCCATCGACCGCAGTCTCGCCCGCACGAACAAGGACGCGCTGGACCTCGTGCAGTTCCACTGGTGGGACTACGACGTGCCCGGCTGCGTTGAGACAGCTGGCTACCTCGTTGACCTGCAGCGCAAGGGCAAGATTCGCCACATCGGCGTTACGAACTTCGATACGGATCACCTGGCCGAGCTCGTGGACGCCGGCATCCCCATCGTCTCCATGCAGGCGCAGTACTCCGTGTTCGACCGCCGCGTCGAGCGACGCATGCAGGCCTACTGCGCCGAGCACGGCATCAAGCTCATCTGCTACGGCACGCTGGCTGGCGGCTTCCTCGCTCCCAAGTGGATCGGTGCCGCGAGCGCCGAGCCCGAGACGCGCTCGCAGGTCAAGTACCTGCAGGTCATCGATGACTCGCTGGGCTGGGATGGCTACCAGGGCCTGCTAGCGCTGCTCGGCGACATCGCGAGCGAGCACGGCGAGGGCGTGAGCATCGCCAACGTCGCGACGCGCTACGTGCTGGCGCAGGCCGACGTCGCCGCGGCCATTATCGGCATCCGCAACAGCCGCCACGTGGCCTCCAACGAGCGCATCTTCGACTTCGAGCTCTCGCCCGAGGAGGTCGCAAGTATCCGCGACTACATCGGGCGCTACCCGACGGTCGAGGGCGAGCCGTTCGAGCAAGAGCGCACGCCCGGCTCGAAGTACCGCGAGATCATGCGCATGAACGAGAACGCCGCTGACGAGGCCGCGGGCGCGCAGGCATAG